One part of the Natronosalvus amylolyticus genome encodes these proteins:
- a CDS encoding sulfite oxidase codes for MVTEHPRTNRHDEIETIVKAKDGGVTETRDEADKYTVVGAAQRRTFANWVTPIEEHFVCHRNDIPAIESDEWTVTLTGHAEEDLTMADIKTKYPTVAVAHTMECAGNGRGQHRPETGSVQWGFEAAATAVWTGVPISSILRKHSIDSPENRWLTTIGGDPSDEEDVFARSIPLTKALDDCILAYEMNGEPLPREHGYPVRLIVPGWYGVNNVKWVEELMITDSMVTEGSLDRPGEHAYWQQVAYRLHPKGVKPEPLENIDTVDTWEQLEDAVEHPYTFDANVMSIIGVPDGASPVTPRTDGTLEVRGVAWAGDDAIERVEISVDGGETWVDAELFGPEYAGAWRLFRYDWAPEAGQHVLLSRATDELNRRQPRTISNPDVWRDALERDEFPWNEGGYAANAVEPNAVEITVLEREEPTPSG; via the coding sequence ATGGTCACTGAACATCCACGAACGAACCGTCACGACGAGATCGAGACCATCGTGAAAGCGAAGGACGGCGGCGTAACGGAGACGCGAGACGAAGCGGATAAATACACCGTTGTCGGCGCTGCCCAGCGACGTACCTTTGCAAACTGGGTGACACCCATCGAGGAACACTTCGTCTGTCATCGAAACGATATTCCGGCTATCGAGTCCGATGAGTGGACCGTGACCCTCACCGGGCACGCCGAGGAGGACCTCACGATGGCCGACATCAAAACCAAGTATCCGACGGTGGCGGTCGCCCACACGATGGAGTGTGCGGGGAACGGTCGTGGCCAGCACCGACCCGAGACGGGGAGCGTGCAGTGGGGATTCGAAGCCGCGGCTACGGCCGTCTGGACCGGCGTGCCGATCAGTTCGATACTCCGCAAACACAGCATCGACTCGCCCGAGAACAGGTGGCTCACCACAATTGGAGGTGACCCGTCTGACGAAGAGGACGTGTTCGCACGCTCGATTCCGCTGACGAAAGCGCTGGACGACTGTATCCTGGCGTACGAAATGAACGGCGAACCGCTCCCGAGAGAACACGGCTATCCGGTGCGACTGATCGTTCCCGGCTGGTACGGCGTCAACAACGTAAAATGGGTCGAAGAGCTCATGATCACGGATTCGATGGTGACCGAGGGGTCCCTCGACCGCCCCGGCGAACACGCCTACTGGCAACAGGTCGCCTACCGGCTTCACCCCAAAGGGGTCAAACCGGAACCACTCGAGAACATCGACACGGTCGATACGTGGGAGCAACTCGAGGACGCAGTCGAGCATCCGTACACCTTCGACGCGAACGTGATGTCGATAATCGGCGTACCCGATGGGGCGTCGCCCGTCACCCCGCGAACGGATGGCACGCTCGAAGTGCGGGGTGTCGCGTGGGCGGGTGATGATGCCATCGAGCGCGTTGAGATCTCGGTCGACGGTGGCGAGACCTGGGTCGACGCCGAGTTGTTCGGACCCGAGTACGCCGGTGCGTGGCGATTGTTCCGCTACGACTGGGCGCCCGAGGCGGGACAGCACGTCCTACTGTCGCGGGCGACTGACGAACTGAATCGACGGCAGCCGCGGACGATTTCCAATCCGGACGTCTGGCGTGATGCACTCGAGCGCGACGAGTTCCCCTGGAACGAGGGTGGGTACGCCGCGAACGCCGTCGAGCCAAACGCTGTGGAGATCACGGTTCTCGAGAGAGAAGAACCGACCCCATCCGGGTGA
- the ribB gene encoding 3,4-dihydroxy-2-butanone-4-phosphate synthase — protein sequence MSYFGNDHPIPTGVRSRRPSVNLAAVITAFRSGDPVLIHDDADREGETDLVYPAREVTPDSVRRLRNDAGGLICVALADRVARAWDLPFLQETLTHPATTNHRLEYDERSSFSLTVNHRDTYTGITDEDRALTIATIGAAAESPKAIDFSTTFRTPGHVHLLRAAPDLLSDRQGHTELGITLAEIAELPPAVVVSEMLDDETGRALAPSAAKAYAARNDLHYVDGEHLIEGLG from the coding sequence ATGAGCTATTTCGGAAACGATCACCCCATCCCCACCGGTGTCAGGAGCCGTCGGCCATCCGTGAACCTTGCTGCCGTGATCACGGCGTTTCGTTCGGGCGATCCCGTGTTGATTCACGACGACGCAGACCGAGAGGGCGAAACGGATCTCGTCTATCCGGCGCGGGAGGTCACCCCAGACAGCGTCAGGCGGCTTCGCAACGACGCCGGTGGTCTGATCTGCGTCGCCCTAGCCGACCGCGTGGCTCGAGCCTGGGACCTCCCCTTTCTCCAGGAGACACTGACCCATCCTGCGACGACGAACCACAGACTCGAGTACGACGAGCGCTCGTCGTTCTCGCTCACCGTGAATCACCGAGATACCTACACGGGGATTACCGACGAGGACCGAGCGCTCACCATCGCCACCATCGGAGCGGCCGCGGAGAGTCCCAAAGCGATCGACTTCTCGACGACGTTTCGCACGCCCGGCCACGTTCACCTGCTGCGTGCAGCGCCGGACTTACTGTCCGACCGGCAGGGACATACCGAACTTGGCATCACGTTGGCAGAGATTGCGGAGCTACCGCCGGCTGTGGTAGTCAGTGAGATGCTCGACGACGAAACGGGGCGAGCGCTTGCGCCGTCAGCCGCGAAGGCGTACGCCGCTCGAAACGATCTCCACTACGTGGACGGCGAGCACCTCATCGAGGGACTCGGCTAA
- a CDS encoding FAD-binding oxidoreductase → MATTPADTDAEIEQLEGTLRGELIHADEPAFDDARTIYNAMIDKHPQLIARCANVADVIEAVTFGREHGLETAICSGGHNGAGLGMVDDGLVIDLSEMTGIRVDPDARTATVEAGSTWGDVDHATHQFGLATVSGVISTTGVAGLTLGGGHGYLTRKYGLSIDNLLGADIVLADGRLVHASEDENPDLFWALRGGGGNFGVVTSFDFQLHPVETVVAGPLFWPLDELETTMRWYRDWLTEAPEDVYAFYLIAEVPGDPFPPEIHGEKVCGLMWCYLGPEEEFDNVIQPARDIADPLFEHVDPMPYPALQSMFDDLYPSGDQWYWKGDLVETLTDEAIAEHERFAAVPTPKSTMHLYPVDGAVDRVDDDETAWAHRDATWSMVIAGVDPDPYKRDRITNWARDYWEAVHPHTVGGSYINFMMEEGDERIQASYGDNYERLQEVKATYDPDNFFHVNQNIEPAP, encoded by the coding sequence ATGGCAACAACACCAGCAGACACCGACGCGGAGATCGAACAGCTCGAGGGAACGCTCCGAGGCGAACTGATACACGCCGACGAACCGGCGTTTGACGACGCCCGAACGATATACAATGCGATGATCGACAAGCACCCGCAACTAATTGCTCGGTGTGCGAACGTCGCGGACGTCATCGAGGCAGTCACCTTTGGCCGTGAACACGGTCTCGAAACGGCAATCTGCAGTGGTGGCCACAACGGTGCCGGGTTGGGAATGGTCGATGACGGCCTGGTCATCGATCTGTCGGAGATGACCGGCATCCGCGTCGATCCCGACGCGAGGACCGCGACCGTCGAAGCCGGTAGTACCTGGGGCGACGTGGATCACGCGACACATCAGTTCGGGCTCGCGACGGTTAGCGGAGTCATCTCTACGACCGGTGTCGCCGGGCTGACCCTCGGCGGCGGCCACGGTTATCTGACTCGTAAGTACGGACTCTCGATTGACAACTTGTTGGGCGCAGACATCGTCCTGGCTGACGGCCGACTGGTACACGCGAGCGAAGACGAAAACCCCGACCTGTTCTGGGCGCTGCGCGGGGGTGGCGGCAACTTCGGTGTGGTCACTTCCTTCGATTTCCAGTTACATCCAGTGGAGACAGTGGTTGCCGGACCGTTGTTCTGGCCCCTTGACGAACTCGAAACCACGATGCGCTGGTACCGAGACTGGCTGACCGAGGCCCCCGAGGACGTCTACGCCTTCTATCTGATCGCCGAGGTTCCGGGCGACCCGTTCCCACCGGAAATTCACGGCGAAAAGGTCTGTGGACTCATGTGGTGCTATCTCGGCCCGGAAGAGGAGTTCGATAACGTGATCCAACCGGCGCGCGATATCGCCGACCCACTATTCGAACACGTCGACCCCATGCCGTACCCGGCACTGCAGAGTATGTTCGACGACCTCTACCCGTCGGGCGATCAGTGGTACTGGAAGGGCGACCTCGTGGAAACGCTGACCGACGAAGCCATCGCCGAACACGAGCGCTTCGCCGCGGTTCCGACACCAAAATCGACGATGCACCTGTATCCCGTCGACGGAGCCGTCGACCGCGTGGACGACGACGAGACCGCCTGGGCACACCGCGACGCCACCTGGTCGATGGTCATCGCCGGCGTCGACCCAGATCCGTACAAGCGCGACCGTATCACCAACTGGGCCCGTGACTACTGGGAAGCGGTCCACCCGCACACGGTCGGCGGTTCGTACATCAACTTCATGATGGAAGAAGGGGACGAACGGATCCAGGCTTCCTACGGCGACAACTACGAACGGCTACAGGAGGTCAAGGCGACGTACGACCCCGACAACTTCTTCCACGTGAATCAAAACATCGAGCCGGCACCATGA
- a CDS encoding SatD family protein, whose amino-acid sequence MATSNGTERYVILADVIDSSAIEERSEFRTALSASLERVNDEFSADIHTDFELLKGIDEFGGVLTDLSRVYELIATIIEACHPTMVRFAVAAGQIDVEPSNAIHQLDGEAFHRADRLLAAVEADDLYCYVDTGRPVDTLLAVSMNLLLLQRAGWTPRQADVVRAYERHGTQAAAASELGVRQQAVSKSLHQIDYFQTKRLRDHLLDVLPVIYGE is encoded by the coding sequence ATGGCCACTTCGAACGGGACGGAACGGTACGTCATCCTCGCGGACGTGATCGACTCGTCTGCGATCGAGGAGCGATCCGAGTTCCGAACGGCTCTCTCGGCGTCTCTCGAGCGGGTGAACGACGAGTTCAGCGCGGACATCCACACGGATTTCGAGTTGCTCAAAGGTATCGACGAGTTCGGGGGCGTGCTCACGGACCTCTCGAGGGTGTACGAACTCATTGCGACGATTATCGAGGCATGTCACCCGACGATGGTTCGGTTCGCCGTTGCCGCCGGGCAGATCGACGTCGAACCGTCGAACGCAATCCACCAACTGGATGGGGAGGCGTTTCACCGCGCTGATAGGCTTCTCGCTGCCGTCGAAGCCGACGACCTCTACTGTTACGTCGACACTGGACGGCCGGTCGACACCCTGCTCGCGGTCAGCATGAACCTGTTGTTGTTACAGCGGGCGGGTTGGACACCACGACAGGCGGACGTCGTTCGTGCCTACGAACGCCACGGAACGCAAGCGGCGGCCGCGTCAGAACTCGGGGTTCGCCAGCAAGCGGTTTCGAAATCCCTCCATCAGATCGATTATTTCCAAACGAAACGATTAAGAGATCATCTCCTGGATGTACTCCCAGTCATCTATGGGGAATGA